One segment of Castanea sativa cultivar Marrone di Chiusa Pesio chromosome 3, ASM4071231v1 DNA contains the following:
- the LOC142627962 gene encoding AT-hook motif nuclear-localized protein 20-like isoform X1 — translation MANRWWTGQVGLPGLDTSASSSPMKKPDLGISMNDNSGTGNSGGGNEEDDERENSDEPREGAIEVATRRPRGRPPGSKNKPKPPIFVTRDSPNALRSHVMEVSNGADIAESVAQFARRRQRGVCVLSGTGTVTNVTLRQPSAPGAVMALHGRFEILSLNGSFLPGPAPPGSTGLTIYLAGGQGQVVGGSVVGPLLASGPVMVMAATFSNATYERLPLDDEEEGGGPGHGQVASSGGGGGGGSGSSPPGIGGGGGQQQGGIGESSSLPVYNLPPNLLPNGGQLNHEAYSWAHGRPQF, via the coding sequence ATGGCAAACCGGTGGTGGACCGGGCAGGTAGGTCTACCGGGATTGGATACCTCGGCTAGCTCATCCCCCATGAAAAAACCAGATCTGGGTATATCCATGAATGATAATAGTGGAACCGGAAATAGTGGAGGTGGAAATGAAGAAGATGACGAAAGAGAGAACAGCGACGAGCCTAGAGAAGGCGCGATTGAAGTAGCTACTCGCAGGCCAAGAGGTCGTCCACCCGGCTCAAAAAACAAGCCGAAACCGCCTATATTTGTCACTCGAGATAGCCCTAATGCACTTAGGAGTCATGTCATGGAAGTATCAAATGGTGCTGATATTGCTGAGAGTGTAGCTCAATTCGCCAGAAGGCGGCAGAGAGGTGTTTGCGTGCTTAGTGGCACCGGCACAGTGACCAACGTCACACTCCGCCAGCCATCTGCCCCCGGTGCAGTCATGGCGCTACATGGCCGGTTCGAGATTCTCTCATTGAATGGTTCATTTCTCCCTGGACCGGCGCCACCTGGGTCAACAGGATTGACCATCTATCTAGCCGGGGGGCAAGGACAGGTGGTGGGTGGTAGCGTGGTTGGTCCACTTCTGGCATCTGGGCCTGTAATGGTGATGGCAGCTACGTTTTCGAATGCTACATATGAAAGATTGCCCTTGGATGACGAAGAGGAAGGCGGTGGCCCGGGCCACGGGCAAGTTGCaagtagtggtggtggtggtggtggtggtagtggaaGCTCACCGCCTGGAATTGGCGGTGGTGGAGGGCAGCAACAAGGTGGGATCGGGGAGTCCTCATCTTTGCCTGTTTATAATTTGCCTCCCAATTTGCTTCCAAATGGTGGACAGTTGAACCATGAAGCTTATTCTTGGGCTCATGGCCGGCCACAATTTTAG
- the LOC142627962 gene encoding AT-hook motif nuclear-localized protein 20-like isoform X2, whose amino-acid sequence MKKPDLGISMNDNSGTGNSGGGNEEDDERENSDEPREGAIEVATRRPRGRPPGSKNKPKPPIFVTRDSPNALRSHVMEVSNGADIAESVAQFARRRQRGVCVLSGTGTVTNVTLRQPSAPGAVMALHGRFEILSLNGSFLPGPAPPGSTGLTIYLAGGQGQVVGGSVVGPLLASGPVMVMAATFSNATYERLPLDDEEEGGGPGHGQVASSGGGGGGGSGSSPPGIGGGGGQQQGGIGESSSLPVYNLPPNLLPNGGQLNHEAYSWAHGRPQF is encoded by the coding sequence ATGAAAAAACCAGATCTGGGTATATCCATGAATGATAATAGTGGAACCGGAAATAGTGGAGGTGGAAATGAAGAAGATGACGAAAGAGAGAACAGCGACGAGCCTAGAGAAGGCGCGATTGAAGTAGCTACTCGCAGGCCAAGAGGTCGTCCACCCGGCTCAAAAAACAAGCCGAAACCGCCTATATTTGTCACTCGAGATAGCCCTAATGCACTTAGGAGTCATGTCATGGAAGTATCAAATGGTGCTGATATTGCTGAGAGTGTAGCTCAATTCGCCAGAAGGCGGCAGAGAGGTGTTTGCGTGCTTAGTGGCACCGGCACAGTGACCAACGTCACACTCCGCCAGCCATCTGCCCCCGGTGCAGTCATGGCGCTACATGGCCGGTTCGAGATTCTCTCATTGAATGGTTCATTTCTCCCTGGACCGGCGCCACCTGGGTCAACAGGATTGACCATCTATCTAGCCGGGGGGCAAGGACAGGTGGTGGGTGGTAGCGTGGTTGGTCCACTTCTGGCATCTGGGCCTGTAATGGTGATGGCAGCTACGTTTTCGAATGCTACATATGAAAGATTGCCCTTGGATGACGAAGAGGAAGGCGGTGGCCCGGGCCACGGGCAAGTTGCaagtagtggtggtggtggtggtggtggtagtggaaGCTCACCGCCTGGAATTGGCGGTGGTGGAGGGCAGCAACAAGGTGGGATCGGGGAGTCCTCATCTTTGCCTGTTTATAATTTGCCTCCCAATTTGCTTCCAAATGGTGGACAGTTGAACCATGAAGCTTATTCTTGGGCTCATGGCCGGCCACAATTTTAG